In a single window of the Amycolatopsis sp. cg5 genome:
- a CDS encoding DUF5667 domain-containing protein produces the protein MRDLRREREESERFARALDDPAEAGDFGAELAVIGGLRSLGAAGAPDAETKRRIRAEIVGRLAPPDEEPEPEHAPRMMTRVLVAAATVGIALGGLSMVMSKDALPGDALYTMKLAGEQAELGLTFGEQEKAEKHLEFATNRLNELSRLTPATPAFQEGLADFESEARQGVTQLTAFATANGGQVLLTQLRDWARQHTGRLAAADPTLMKVEQRATDLSGRLNCYQITTGLADELGMLPATGVCEPAPSKPPPDPGQPEQTPTVPTSVLTSTSSPSSGVARPTSASAPPSGTAVKPPPVVPPPILPTQFPPLPIPTTSQPPLISLPPLLPGLPPIIIP, from the coding sequence GTGCGGGACTTGAGACGTGAGCGCGAAGAGAGCGAAAGGTTCGCTCGCGCCCTCGACGACCCCGCCGAAGCCGGTGACTTCGGCGCCGAACTCGCGGTGATCGGCGGCCTCCGCTCGCTCGGCGCGGCAGGCGCGCCCGACGCGGAGACCAAGCGCCGCATCCGCGCGGAGATCGTCGGCCGCCTCGCGCCACCCGACGAGGAGCCGGAGCCGGAACACGCGCCGCGGATGATGACCCGCGTGCTCGTGGCCGCGGCGACGGTCGGCATCGCGCTCGGCGGGCTGAGCATGGTCATGTCGAAGGACGCTCTGCCTGGCGACGCGCTCTACACCATGAAGCTCGCGGGTGAGCAGGCCGAGCTCGGGCTCACCTTCGGCGAGCAGGAGAAGGCCGAGAAGCACCTCGAGTTCGCCACCAACCGCCTCAACGAGCTGTCCAGGCTCACTCCCGCCACCCCCGCCTTCCAAGAGGGCCTCGCCGACTTCGAGAGCGAAGCACGCCAAGGCGTCACGCAGCTGACCGCGTTCGCGACGGCCAACGGCGGCCAGGTGCTGCTGACGCAGCTGCGGGACTGGGCACGGCAGCACACGGGCAGGCTCGCCGCGGCCGATCCGACGCTGATGAAGGTCGAGCAGCGGGCGACGGACCTGTCGGGGCGGCTGAACTGCTATCAGATCACCACCGGGCTGGCCGACGAACTCGGCATGCTGCCCGCGACCGGCGTCTGCGAACCGGCACCGTCGAAGCCACCACCAGACCCCGGCCAGCCCGAGCAGACGCCGACCGTGCCGACCTCGGTGCTGACGTCCACCAGTTCGCCGTCGTCCGGCGTGGCACGCCCGACGAGCGCGAGCGCGCCCCCGTCCGGCACCGCGGTGAAGCCGCCACCGGTCGTCCCGCCGCCGATCCTGCCGACCCAGTTCCCGCCGCTGCCGATACCGACGACAAGTCAGCCACCGTTGATCTCGCTGCCACCCTTGTTGCCGGGCTTGCCTCCTATCATCATTCCCTAG
- a CDS encoding sigma-70 family RNA polymerase sigma factor: MSLQVAAMRGPAALVAGHIIRRSAAKATPKKDPELAKTEAWELVTAAQKGDSGAFGLLYDRYVDVVYRYVLFRLGDRDLAEDVTSETFLRALRRITSVSYQGRDVGAWFVTIARNLILDHVKSSRFRLEVVTDEVTEPTVQGQPGPEQEAITRATRTELLKCVAELGDDQRECIILRFMQGLSVAETAQIMRRNEGAIKALQHRAVRRLAQLLPNGIR, from the coding sequence ATGAGCCTGCAAGTCGCCGCGATGCGTGGACCCGCCGCACTGGTGGCCGGGCACATCATCAGGCGTTCTGCTGCCAAGGCCACCCCGAAGAAGGATCCGGAACTCGCGAAAACGGAAGCGTGGGAACTCGTCACGGCCGCCCAGAAGGGCGACTCCGGCGCGTTCGGCCTGCTCTACGACCGCTACGTCGACGTGGTCTACCGCTACGTGCTGTTCCGGCTCGGTGACCGCGACCTGGCCGAGGACGTCACCAGCGAGACGTTCCTGCGCGCGCTGCGGCGCATCACCTCGGTCAGCTACCAGGGCCGTGACGTCGGCGCGTGGTTCGTCACCATCGCGCGCAACCTGATCCTCGACCACGTGAAGTCCAGCCGGTTCCGGCTGGAGGTGGTGACCGACGAGGTCACCGAGCCGACAGTGCAGGGCCAGCCGGGCCCGGAGCAGGAAGCGATCACCCGCGCGACCAGGACCGAGCTGCTCAAATGCGTTGCCGAACTGGGCGATGACCAGCGCGAATGCATCATCCTGCGGTTCATGCAGGGCCTGTCGGTCGCCGAGACCGCGCAGATCATGCGCCGCAACGAAGGCGCCATCAAGGCGTTGCAGCACCGTGCCGTCCGCAGGCTCGCCCAGCTGCTGCCCAACGGCATTCGTTAA
- a CDS encoding AMP-binding protein has protein sequence MSVSQLLAHAGDNWPDDVALIETGTGGTLTWAQFDAAANGLAARLIAAGVEPGDRVALRLPTSPDFAVSFFAALRAGAIVVPISPQAPGPELLQLLEHSGAKLVVEREPVDGLPDEVSSVAPGVEPGEPVDVGRTGEDIAVISYTSGTTGPPRGVMLSHRALRANVDQVLQAGPGTLEWADRILITIPLFHVYGLGPGLLTAISVGATVVFAERFEAQRTLADCATHRVTAIAGVPTMYSEFAALPAEDLATGLATVRRLTSGAAPLHPKVLAAIRQATGLGVFEGYGLTECAPVVTSTLVTGYPKPGSVGRPLPGIELRLVDSDGKPELPEDEDDPFEDGSGTGLVSIRGANLFSGYWPDGDHGPDDEGWFRTGDVGYLDTDGDLHLVDRANDLIIVNGFNVYPTEVENIINELPEVTEAAVVGVVDERTGEAVKAVVVPAAGVALSEQQVIDHCAAKVAGYKVPRIVEFVDELPHSSTGKLRRIKLR, from the coding sequence TTGAGCGTCTCGCAGCTGCTTGCCCACGCCGGGGACAACTGGCCGGACGATGTCGCGCTCATCGAGACGGGTACCGGCGGCACGCTCACCTGGGCACAGTTCGACGCCGCCGCGAACGGGCTGGCCGCGCGGCTGATCGCGGCCGGTGTCGAGCCGGGCGACCGGGTCGCGCTGCGGCTGCCGACCTCACCGGACTTCGCGGTCTCGTTCTTCGCCGCGCTGCGTGCGGGCGCGATCGTCGTCCCGATCTCGCCGCAGGCGCCCGGCCCGGAGCTGCTCCAGCTGCTCGAACACAGCGGCGCGAAGCTCGTCGTCGAGCGTGAGCCAGTTGACGGACTGCCCGACGAAGTTTCCTCCGTCGCTCCCGGTGTCGAGCCTGGTGAGCCGGTCGACGTCGGCCGCACCGGCGAGGACATCGCGGTCATCTCGTACACCTCCGGCACCACCGGCCCGCCACGCGGCGTGATGCTGTCGCACCGCGCGCTGCGCGCGAACGTCGACCAGGTGCTGCAGGCCGGGCCCGGCACGCTGGAGTGGGCCGACCGGATCCTGATCACCATCCCGCTGTTCCACGTCTACGGGCTCGGCCCCGGCCTGCTGACCGCCATCTCGGTCGGCGCGACCGTGGTGTTCGCCGAGCGCTTCGAGGCGCAGCGCACGCTCGCGGACTGCGCGACGCACCGGGTGACCGCGATCGCGGGCGTCCCGACCATGTACAGCGAGTTCGCCGCGCTGCCTGCCGAGGACCTCGCCACCGGCCTGGCGACCGTGCGCAGGCTCACTTCGGGCGCCGCGCCGCTGCACCCCAAGGTGCTCGCCGCGATCCGCCAGGCGACCGGGCTCGGCGTGTTCGAGGGCTACGGCCTCACCGAATGCGCGCCGGTCGTCACGTCCACGCTGGTCACCGGCTACCCGAAGCCCGGCTCGGTCGGCAGGCCGCTGCCCGGCATCGAGCTGCGGCTGGTCGACAGCGACGGCAAGCCGGAGCTGCCCGAAGACGAGGACGACCCGTTCGAAGACGGCTCCGGCACCGGCCTGGTGTCGATCCGCGGCGCGAACCTGTTCTCCGGGTACTGGCCCGACGGCGACCACGGGCCGGACGACGAGGGCTGGTTCCGCACCGGCGACGTCGGCTATCTCGACACCGACGGCGACCTGCACCTGGTCGACCGGGCGAACGACCTGATCATCGTCAACGGCTTCAACGTCTACCCGACCGAGGTCGAGAACATCATCAACGAGCTGCCGGAGGTCACCGAGGCCGCCGTGGTCGGTGTCGTCGACGAGCGCACCGGCGAGGCGGTCAAGGCCGTCGTCGTGCCCGCGGCGGGCGTCGCGCTGTCCGAGCAGCAGGTGATCGACCACTGCGCGGCCAAGGTCGCCGGGTACAAGGTGCCGAGGATCGTCGAATTCGTCGACGAACTGCCGCACTCGTCGACCGGGAAGCTGCGCCGGATCAAGCTACGCTGA
- a CDS encoding glutaredoxin family protein, with translation MSHQVTVMSREGCSACVKAEEDVARICAELGVEWTTADVDSDPEWRAEYGDRVPVILVDGDEHSYWSVDEPRLRKSLVSEP, from the coding sequence ATGTCGCACCAGGTGACGGTGATGAGCCGGGAAGGCTGTTCCGCCTGCGTCAAGGCGGAGGAGGACGTCGCGCGGATCTGCGCCGAGCTCGGCGTCGAGTGGACGACGGCCGACGTCGACAGCGACCCGGAATGGCGTGCCGAGTACGGCGACCGGGTCCCGGTGATCCTGGTCGACGGTGACGAGCACAGCTACTGGTCCGTCGATGAGCCCAGGCTTCGAAAGAGTCTCGTAAGCGAGCCGTAA
- a CDS encoding molybdopterin-dependent oxidoreductase — MSDLKTKTRLLPIPLGALAGVLAAVSALAAGHLVAAFVGLNASPYLAVGNAAIDLTPLPVKTWAVDTFGTADKAVLLTGMALVMLLAACLAGVLSRRKPLAGQIIVGLFGVAGIAAVLSRPDLGQLAILAPFVSVLVGVGVFTWLHRILLPQTYAEPAEGTTRRKFLITGAGVAVGAGVAGLAGQSIGAAKDAEGSRATVGKLVAARTAPPIPADADFAKFGTPRFLTMAPEQFYKIDTALVVPQVRIEDWSLKIHGMVDREITFSYADIRNRPLVERVVTLTCVSNEVGGNLISTGKFIGVDLADLLNEAGVKPGAEQLFSTSVDGWTAGTPVPIVLDPNRGAMLAIGMNDEPLAVEHGFPARLVVPGLYGYVSATKWVTDLELTTWSERQAYWLKRGWGQFGPIKTESRIDRPSGFAQVGTGRLRVSGIAWAQHTGIERVEVRLNQGAWQQAMLSGEVTKDAWRMWWLDVDVPKGTHQLFVRATDQTGYTQTEARADVVPDGATGWHSVSLDAR; from the coding sequence GTGAGTGATCTGAAGACCAAGACCCGGCTCTTGCCGATCCCGCTCGGCGCGCTGGCCGGTGTGCTGGCCGCGGTCTCGGCGTTGGCCGCCGGGCATCTTGTCGCGGCTTTCGTCGGGTTGAACGCGTCGCCGTACCTCGCGGTCGGCAACGCGGCTATCGACCTGACTCCGCTGCCGGTGAAGACCTGGGCCGTCGACACGTTCGGCACGGCGGACAAGGCCGTGCTGCTGACCGGCATGGCGCTGGTGATGCTGCTGGCGGCGTGCCTGGCGGGCGTACTCTCCCGGCGCAAGCCGCTGGCCGGGCAGATCATCGTCGGGCTGTTCGGCGTCGCGGGCATCGCGGCCGTGCTGAGCAGGCCCGATCTGGGGCAGCTGGCGATCCTTGCGCCGTTCGTGAGCGTTCTTGTCGGTGTCGGGGTGTTCACTTGGCTGCATCGGATCTTGCTGCCGCAGACCTACGCCGAGCCTGCGGAAGGCACGACCCGGCGGAAGTTCCTGATCACCGGCGCCGGAGTCGCGGTCGGCGCCGGCGTGGCGGGGCTGGCCGGTCAGTCGATCGGCGCCGCCAAGGACGCCGAGGGTTCGCGCGCGACCGTCGGCAAGCTCGTCGCCGCGCGCACCGCGCCGCCGATCCCGGCCGACGCGGACTTCGCCAAGTTCGGCACGCCGCGGTTCCTGACCATGGCGCCCGAGCAGTTCTACAAGATCGACACCGCGCTCGTGGTGCCGCAGGTACGCATCGAGGATTGGAGCCTGAAGATCCACGGGATGGTGGATAGGGAGATCACCTTCTCCTACGCGGACATCCGCAACCGGCCGCTCGTGGAGCGGGTGGTGACGCTGACCTGCGTGTCGAACGAGGTCGGCGGAAACCTGATCTCCACCGGCAAGTTCATCGGCGTCGACCTGGCCGACCTGCTCAACGAGGCAGGCGTGAAGCCGGGAGCCGAGCAGCTGTTCTCGACCAGTGTCGACGGCTGGACCGCGGGCACACCGGTGCCGATCGTGCTGGACCCGAATCGCGGCGCGATGCTCGCCATCGGCATGAACGACGAGCCGCTGGCCGTCGAGCACGGCTTCCCGGCGCGGCTCGTGGTGCCGGGGCTGTACGGGTACGTGTCGGCCACGAAGTGGGTCACCGACCTGGAGCTGACTACCTGGTCCGAGCGTCAGGCGTACTGGCTAAAGCGCGGCTGGGGCCAGTTCGGGCCGATCAAGACGGAGTCGCGCATCGACCGCCCGAGCGGGTTCGCGCAGGTGGGCACCGGCCGGCTGCGCGTGTCCGGCATCGCGTGGGCGCAGCACACCGGCATCGAGCGCGTCGAGGTCAGGCTGAACCAGGGCGCCTGGCAGCAGGCCATGCTCTCAGGCGAGGTCACCAAGGACGCCTGGCGCATGTGGTGGCTCGACGTGGACGTGCCGAAGGGGACGCATCAGCTGTTCGTCCGGGCGACCGACCAGACCGGCTACACCCAGACCGAAGCCCGCGCCGACGTCGTCCCCGACGGCGCCACCGGCTGGCATTCCGTCTCGCTCGACGCCCGCTGA
- a CDS encoding redox-sensing transcriptional repressor Rex: protein MVSQRGRRNGAAVAAGTPDADNAPTAEMPAVTVDADPVRARSIPEAAVARLAVYLRVLSGMSDQGATTVASEELSQAAGVNSAKLRKDLSYLGSYGTRGVGYEVSVLIEEIERILGLTRKHKVAVVGIGNLGHALANYGGFPGRGFPVEALFDLDPDLIGIPVGGIPVSHLEDIAAVCAEREISIGVIATPPTAAQSVCDRLVAGGVQCILNFAPVVLQVPSHIEVRKVDLAVELQILSFHVARRADAELGANGTGNGYVIQT from the coding sequence GTGGTGTCACAGCGAGGCCGGCGCAACGGGGCCGCGGTGGCCGCCGGCACGCCGGACGCGGACAACGCGCCGACCGCCGAGATGCCCGCGGTGACCGTCGACGCCGACCCGGTGCGCGCCCGCTCGATCCCCGAGGCCGCCGTCGCCAGGCTGGCCGTCTACCTGCGGGTCCTCTCCGGGATGTCGGACCAGGGCGCGACCACGGTCGCCAGCGAGGAGCTGTCCCAAGCTGCTGGAGTCAACTCCGCCAAGCTGCGCAAAGACCTCTCGTACCTCGGTTCCTACGGCACGCGTGGCGTCGGCTACGAGGTCAGCGTGCTCATCGAGGAGATCGAACGGATACTCGGGCTGACCCGCAAGCACAAGGTCGCCGTCGTCGGGATCGGTAACCTCGGCCACGCGCTGGCCAACTACGGCGGGTTCCCCGGCCGCGGCTTCCCGGTCGAGGCGCTGTTCGACCTCGACCCCGACCTGATCGGCATCCCGGTCGGCGGCATCCCGGTCTCGCACCTCGAGGACATCGCCGCGGTGTGCGCGGAGCGGGAGATCTCCATCGGCGTCATCGCCACCCCACCGACCGCCGCGCAGTCCGTCTGCGACCGCTTGGTCGCGGGCGGCGTGCAGTGCATCCTCAACTTCGCCCCAGTCGTGCTTCAAGTGCCGTCGCATATAGAGGTACGCAAGGTCGACCTGGCCGTCGAGTTGCAGATCCTGTCCTTCCACGTGGCACGGCGGGCCGACGCGGAACTCGGAGCGAACGGAACCGGGAACGGGTACGTGATCCAGACATGA
- a CDS encoding glutamyl-tRNA reductase, protein MSILAVGLSHRSAELTTLERAAIASHNQGKVLHQLQQAPHVSEVMLVSTCNRTEVYAVVETFHGGLNDVTDVLAAQAGMDQAELYDSLYVHYAGAAVEHIFNVASGLDSMVVGETQILGQVRSSYAEAREAGTVGRTLHELIQTTLRVGKRVHTETGLDALGASVVSESLAAAGDLTGAHALIVGAGSMGALSGSHLRKAGVGGITVVNRTQVNAERLAASITENGVPATAMPMSELAAAVAMADVVVACTGSQDAVVTVRHLAARTKPVVICDLGLPRDVDPAVTTVAGVTLVDLETVQRRMREAGTPTTEKQKARAAGIVLDEVREYLAGQRSAEVTPTVTALRRRAAEVVDAELLRLDNRLPDMDVAVREEVGRTVRRVVDKLLHAPTVRVKQLAAETADTDYANALRELFCLDPQAPAAVASPTAIPEEDK, encoded by the coding sequence ATGAGCATTCTTGCTGTCGGCCTGTCCCACCGCAGCGCCGAACTGACCACACTCGAACGCGCGGCCATCGCGTCGCACAACCAGGGCAAGGTGCTGCACCAGCTGCAGCAGGCGCCGCACGTCAGCGAGGTCATGCTCGTCTCGACCTGCAACCGCACCGAGGTCTACGCGGTCGTCGAAACCTTCCACGGCGGACTCAACGACGTCACGGACGTGCTGGCCGCGCAGGCCGGGATGGACCAGGCCGAGCTTTACGACAGCCTGTACGTGCACTACGCGGGCGCCGCCGTCGAGCACATCTTCAACGTCGCGTCCGGACTGGACTCGATGGTCGTCGGCGAGACCCAGATCCTCGGCCAGGTGCGTTCGTCCTACGCGGAGGCTCGCGAGGCGGGCACCGTCGGCCGGACGCTGCACGAGCTGATCCAGACCACGCTGCGCGTCGGCAAGCGCGTCCACACCGAGACCGGACTTGACGCACTAGGTGCCTCAGTCGTCTCGGAATCCTTGGCCGCGGCCGGTGACCTGACCGGCGCGCACGCGCTGATCGTCGGCGCCGGTTCGATGGGCGCGCTGTCCGGTTCGCACCTGCGCAAGGCGGGCGTCGGCGGGATCACCGTCGTCAACCGCACCCAGGTCAACGCCGAGCGCCTCGCCGCGTCGATCACCGAGAACGGCGTGCCGGCGACCGCGATGCCGATGAGCGAGCTCGCCGCTGCCGTCGCGATGGCCGACGTCGTCGTCGCGTGCACCGGCTCGCAGGACGCGGTCGTGACCGTCCGGCACCTCGCCGCGCGCACCAAGCCGGTCGTCATCTGCGACCTCGGGCTGCCGCGCGACGTGGATCCGGCCGTGACGACCGTCGCCGGTGTGACGCTGGTCGACCTCGAGACCGTCCAGCGCCGCATGCGCGAGGCAGGCACCCCGACCACGGAGAAGCAGAAGGCGCGCGCCGCCGGGATCGTGCTCGACGAGGTGCGCGAGTACCTCGCCGGTCAGCGCAGCGCCGAGGTCACCCCGACGGTCACCGCGCTGCGGCGCCGTGCGGCCGAGGTGGTCGACGCCGAGCTGCTCCGCCTGGACAACCGCCTGCCCGACATGGACGTCGCGGTACGCGAAGAAGTGGGCCGCACGGTGCGCCGCGTGGTCGACAAGCTGCTCCACGCGCCGACCGTGCGGGTCAAGCAGCTGGCCGCCGAGACGGCCGACACCGATTACGCCAACGCGCTGCGTGAGCTGTTCTGTCTCGATCCGCAGGCCCCGGCCGCGGTCGCCAGCCCCACAGCAATCCCGGAAGAAGACAAGTGA
- the hemC gene encoding hydroxymethylbilane synthase, which translates to MSRVIKIGTRGSKLALAQTGTVADALRATGAEVELVTVTTPGDVSSAPIPTIGVGVFTSALRDALLAGDVDVIVHSYKDLPTAPHEGISLAAVPPREDPRDALIARDGLTLGELPPGSTVGTGSPRRTAQLQALGLGLEIVPIRGNIDTRMGKVTSGELDAVVLARAGLVRIGRGDAITETLDPIQMLPAPAQGALAVECRSADVDTEHLLRSTLDDETTRVAVAAERSLLAALEAGCSAPVGALAEVVEDLDAEGAVIERISLRGTAAAEFEGGAVDMLRASALAEKTEAVELGRTLAAELLDLGAGALSGPGRTTQ; encoded by the coding sequence GTGAGCCGAGTAATCAAGATCGGGACGCGCGGGAGCAAGCTCGCACTCGCGCAGACCGGAACGGTCGCGGACGCACTGCGCGCGACCGGCGCCGAAGTCGAACTCGTCACCGTGACCACGCCCGGTGATGTTTCGAGCGCGCCGATTCCCACGATCGGGGTCGGGGTGTTCACCTCCGCGCTGCGCGACGCGCTGCTGGCTGGCGACGTCGACGTGATCGTCCACTCCTACAAGGACTTGCCGACCGCGCCGCACGAGGGCATTTCGCTCGCCGCCGTGCCGCCGCGCGAGGACCCGCGCGACGCGCTGATCGCCCGTGACGGTCTCACTCTCGGTGAGCTGCCGCCGGGGTCCACAGTGGGCACCGGGTCCCCCCGGCGCACCGCGCAGCTGCAGGCGCTGGGCCTCGGTTTGGAAATCGTGCCGATTCGCGGCAACATTGACACCCGCATGGGCAAGGTCACGAGCGGCGAGCTGGATGCCGTGGTCCTCGCCCGTGCCGGACTGGTGCGGATCGGCCGCGGCGACGCGATCACCGAGACGCTCGACCCGATCCAGATGCTTCCCGCGCCGGCGCAGGGTGCGCTGGCGGTCGAATGCCGGTCGGCCGATGTGGACACCGAGCACCTGCTTCGGTCCACATTGGACGATGAAACGACCAGGGTGGCCGTTGCCGCCGAGCGTTCGCTGCTGGCGGCGCTCGAGGCGGGCTGCAGTGCCCCGGTCGGGGCTTTGGCGGAAGTCGTCGAGGACCTGGACGCCGAGGGCGCGGTCATCGAACGGATTTCGCTGCGCGGCACCGCTGCCGCCGAGTTCGAGGGTGGAGCGGTGGACATGCTGCGAGCCTCCGCGCTCGCGGAAAAGACTGAAGCGGTAGAGCTCGGCCGGACGCTGGCCGCCGAGCTGCTGGACCTGGGAGCCGGAGCGCTCTCCGGACCCGGTCGCACCACCCAGTAA
- a CDS encoding uroporphyrinogen-III synthase, whose product MTPARKTTGRVAFVGSGPGDAGLLTVRAQELLAKAEVVVTDPDVPAGVLAFASAEAEVRPAVGEPTEVAKDLTNEAKAGRLVLRLIAGDPLTQPAVVAEVQAVSRTSAVFDIIPGVSPGAAVPAYAGVALGGTHVEVDVREEIDWAALAKSAGPIVLNATSSHLAEAASQLVEHGLPSSTPVAVTSNGTINTQRTLDTTLQSVSQDAGELVGPLIVTIGQAAGQRSKLSWWESRALYGWKVLVPRTKEQAGEMAERLRGHGATSHEVPTISVEPPRSPAQMERSVKGLVDGRYQWIVFTSTNAVRAVWEKFEEFGLDARAFSGVKIACVGESTAAKVRSFGIIPELVPTGEQSSEGLLAEFPPYDDVLDPVDRVLLPRADIATETLSAGLRDRGWEIDDVTAYRTVRAAPPPAETREMIKTGGFDAVCFTSSSTVRNLVGIAGKPHTRTLVACIGPKTAETAVEFGLRVDVQPEKADIPHLVDALAEHAARLRAEGALPPPRKAKRARRS is encoded by the coding sequence ATGACCCCCGCGCGTAAGACCACAGGGCGTGTCGCCTTCGTGGGCTCGGGCCCTGGTGACGCCGGTCTGCTGACCGTCCGCGCCCAGGAGCTGCTCGCCAAGGCCGAGGTCGTGGTGACCGACCCGGACGTACCCGCCGGTGTGCTGGCCTTCGCCAGCGCCGAGGCCGAGGTCCGCCCGGCCGTCGGTGAGCCGACCGAGGTTGCGAAGGACCTGACCAACGAGGCCAAGGCAGGCCGCCTGGTGCTCCGGCTCATCGCCGGTGACCCGCTGACCCAGCCCGCCGTGGTCGCCGAGGTGCAGGCCGTGTCCCGCACCAGCGCGGTCTTCGACATCATCCCGGGCGTCTCGCCCGGCGCGGCCGTCCCGGCCTACGCCGGTGTCGCGCTCGGCGGCACCCACGTCGAGGTCGATGTGCGCGAGGAGATCGACTGGGCCGCGCTGGCCAAGTCGGCCGGTCCGATCGTGCTGAACGCCACCTCGAGCCACCTGGCCGAGGCCGCGTCGCAGCTGGTCGAGCACGGCCTGCCGTCGTCGACCCCGGTCGCGGTGACCTCCAACGGCACCATCAACACCCAGCGCACCCTCGACACCACGCTGCAGTCGGTGTCGCAGGACGCCGGTGAGCTCGTCGGCCCGCTGATCGTCACCATCGGCCAGGCGGCCGGGCAGCGCTCCAAGCTGTCGTGGTGGGAGTCGCGCGCGCTGTACGGCTGGAAGGTGCTGGTGCCGCGCACCAAGGAGCAGGCAGGCGAGATGGCGGAGCGGCTTCGCGGCCACGGCGCCACGTCGCACGAGGTGCCGACCATCTCGGTCGAGCCGCCCCGCAGCCCGGCCCAGATGGAGCGCTCGGTCAAGGGCCTCGTCGACGGCCGCTACCAGTGGATCGTCTTCACCTCCACCAACGCGGTCCGCGCGGTGTGGGAGAAGTTCGAGGAGTTCGGCCTCGACGCGCGCGCGTTCTCCGGCGTGAAGATCGCCTGCGTCGGCGAGTCGACCGCGGCCAAGGTGCGCTCGTTCGGCATCATCCCCGAGCTGGTGCCGACCGGCGAGCAGTCGTCGGAGGGCCTGCTGGCCGAGTTCCCGCCGTACGACGACGTGCTGGACCCGGTCGACCGCGTGCTGCTGCCGCGCGCCGACATCGCCACCGAGACCCTGTCGGCCGGTCTGCGCGACCGTGGCTGGGAGATCGACGACGTGACGGCGTACCGGACCGTCCGTGCCGCCCCGCCGCCAGCCGAGACCCGCGAGATGATCAAGACCGGCGGTTTCGACGCGGTCTGCTTCACCTCGTCGTCGACCGTGCGGAACCTCGTCGGCATCGCAGGCAAGCCGCACACCCGCACGCTGGTCGCGTGCATCGGCCCGAAGACCGCGGAGACCGCGGTCGAGTTCGGGCTCCGCGTGGACGTCCAGCCGGAGAAGGCCGACATCCCGCACCTGGTCGACGCGCTGGCCGAGCACGCCGCTCGCCTGCGCGCCGAGGGTGCGCTGCCGCCGCCTCGCAAGGCGAAGCGCGCACGCCGTAGCTGA
- the hemB gene encoding porphobilinogen synthase encodes MFPEHRPRRLRVTPAMRRLVGETTLRPRQLILPMFVAEGATEPRPIASMPGVVQHTRDSLRKSAVAAVRGGVGGLMIFGVPEKHDATGSGGIDENGILNVALRDLRAELGDETVLMADTCLDEFTDHGHCGVLDVDGNVDNDATLRVYAEMAVAQAEAGAHMVGPSGMMDGQVGVIRRALDQTGHTDVGILAYSAKYASAFFGPFREAVNSQLKGDRKTYQQDSGNAREALREIELDIAEGADMVMVKPALSYLDVVRAAAEISSVPVAAYNISGEYAMVEAAAANGWLDRERTILEVLTSIRRAGADVILSYWAAEATAWLND; translated from the coding sequence GTGTTCCCAGAACATCGTCCCCGCAGACTCCGTGTAACCCCGGCCATGCGCAGGCTGGTGGGGGAAACCACGTTGAGGCCCCGTCAGCTGATCCTGCCGATGTTCGTGGCCGAGGGCGCGACCGAACCGCGCCCCATCGCGAGCATGCCGGGTGTCGTCCAGCACACCCGTGACTCACTCCGCAAGTCCGCCGTGGCCGCCGTCCGTGGCGGTGTCGGCGGACTGATGATCTTCGGTGTCCCCGAAAAGCACGACGCCACCGGCTCCGGCGGCATCGACGAGAACGGCATCCTCAACGTCGCGCTGCGCGACCTGCGAGCCGAACTCGGCGACGAGACCGTGCTGATGGCCGACACCTGTCTCGACGAGTTCACCGACCACGGCCACTGCGGTGTGCTCGACGTGGACGGCAACGTCGACAACGACGCCACCCTGCGCGTGTACGCCGAGATGGCCGTCGCGCAGGCGGAAGCAGGCGCGCACATGGTCGGCCCCAGCGGCATGATGGACGGCCAGGTCGGCGTCATCCGCCGCGCGCTCGACCAGACCGGGCACACCGACGTCGGCATCCTCGCCTACTCGGCGAAGTACGCGAGCGCGTTCTTCGGCCCGTTCCGCGAGGCGGTGAACTCGCAGCTCAAGGGCGACCGCAAGACGTACCAGCAGGACAGCGGCAACGCGCGCGAAGCGCTGCGCGAGATCGAGCTGGACATCGCCGAGGGCGCCGACATGGTCATGGTCAAGCCCGCACTGTCCTATTTGGACGTTGTGCGCGCCGCTGCCGAGATCTCGTCGGTTCCCGTGGCGGCGTACAACATCTCGGGCGAGTACGCGATGGTCGAGGCCGCCGCGGCCAACGGCTGGCTCGACCGCGAGCGCACGATCCTCGAGGTGCTCACCTCGATCCGCCGTGCGGGCGCCGACGTCATCCTGTCCTACTGGGCCGCCGAAGCCACCGCCTGGCTGAACGACTGA